The nucleotide sequence ACGTGATAGCCGGCCCTCTGAAGGGCGTTCATATGGTCTGCAAATCGCTCGGGGGAAATGGTCATATCGCTTTCGTGTGGATCGATGTGGTGATACATCAGAACCAACACGCGGTTACGGTAGTGCTCCATTGGTTCAATCGTCGGGGAGAGCAACTCGACCGTGCGAGGGCCGGAGGAAGGGATGGGCCGCACCGAAGGGGAAAGAGAAAGCATTGTATAATGACGGAAAAGGATCGCGGTCGGGAGGATCAGAACCAAAAGGCCGGCGACCAGCCAAGTGATGAAGCGCAGATCGAAACGGTTTCCTTTCTTCATATCGAACCAATACAAAAGGAAAATCTTGTCGAAGACGAACGACTGGTCGTCTCCTGGGGAAAAATGCGGTATGATAGAGTTGGGCCGGTCGGTTTTGGCAGGTGTACTGTCCGACTTCTCGAAATAAATATGAGGGTGTTTGAAAATGTCATGAGGAGGAATCGGTGATGCGCGAAGCGGTGATCGTTGATGCAATCCGCACCCCCATCGGCCGGAGGAGGGGGAGTCTGGCCCAGGTCCATCCCGTGGACCTTTTGGCCGGGGTGTTGAAAGAGTTGATCCGTCGCAGTGGGCTCGACGCCGCGGTGGTGGACGATGTGATCGTCGGTTGCGTGGATCAGGTGGGGGAACAATCGGTTAACATCGGGCGCAATGCCTGGCTGTCCGCGGGGTTGCCCGAGTCGGTGCCGGCGGTGACCATCGACCGCCAGTGCGGGTCGAGCCTGCAGGCGCTGCATTTTGCCGCCCAGGGCGTCATGGCGGGGGTGTATGATATCGCCATCGCCGCCGGGGTGGAGTCCATGACCCGGGTTCCCATGATGAGCACCATCGGGGTGCACGGGGTCCCCATGACCCGGGACCTCCAGGAGCGGTACCGCATGGACCGTTGGAACCGGCAATTTTTTGACCAGGCCTTGGGAGCCGAGATGATCGCCAAACAGTGGGGATTCACCCGGGAAGATCTCGACCGGTTTGGACTCCGGAGTCATGAGTTGGCGACAAAGGCCCGGCAAAAGGGGTGTTTTGCCCGGGAGATCGTGCCGGTTCAAGTCCCGGTGCCCGATGCCCCGGGCGAATACAGGACTTTT is from Kyrpidia tusciae DSM 2912 and encodes:
- a CDS encoding thiolase family protein, with the protein product MREAVIVDAIRTPIGRRRGSLAQVHPVDLLAGVLKELIRRSGLDAAVVDDVIVGCVDQVGEQSVNIGRNAWLSAGLPESVPAVTIDRQCGSSLQALHFAAQGVMAGVYDIAIAAGVESMTRVPMMSTIGVHGVPMTRDLQERYRMDRWNRQFFDQALGAEMIAKQWGFTREDLDRFGLRSHELATKARQKGCFAREIVPVQVPVPDAPGEYRTFAEDEGIRPDTSLEKMLALPPAFEDLELITAGNASQISDGASAALVMSRETAERLGLRPRARFVAFAAVGVDPVTMLTGPIPATQKVLERAGLKVEDIDLFEVNEAFASVVLAWQKEIGAPWDKVNVHGGAVAIGHPLGATGTRITATLLNGLEERKGRYGLMAICEGGGMANATIIERIPE